A single genomic interval of Stieleria maiorica harbors:
- a CDS encoding Gfo/Idh/MocA family protein produces MMSQIDGPKLRGAVVGAGYFSQFHFDSWKRIPGVDLVAVCDSNPAAAERAAKTYGVEGIYTDHAAMLEQVRPDFVDIVTRPDTHFTLVDDCARAGVAIICQKPLAPTVAEARQIVDIADRAGVRFMVHENFRFQPWYREIKSLLDSGVVGQNVHTITHRNRMGDGWGDDAYLARQPYFQTMKQFLIFEAGIHTIDTFRYLAGEIDRVWCMHRKLNPVIAGEDTAIGIFQFRHSGVGVYDANRFNESTAENPRYTFGDLLVECDGGTIRLYDDARITVQELGQPETPHAYQPSRHGFAGDCVHQTQLHFVRGLRSGDAFETDGASYLRSIAVQEAMYRSAETMMWESPSP; encoded by the coding sequence CTGATGAGCCAAATTGACGGACCGAAGTTGCGTGGCGCGGTGGTCGGCGCCGGTTATTTCAGCCAATTCCATTTTGATTCCTGGAAACGGATTCCCGGTGTCGACTTGGTCGCGGTCTGTGATTCCAATCCTGCCGCCGCCGAGCGGGCGGCAAAAACCTATGGCGTCGAAGGGATCTACACCGATCATGCGGCGATGCTGGAGCAGGTTCGTCCCGATTTCGTGGACATCGTGACACGGCCGGACACGCATTTCACGCTTGTCGATGATTGTGCCCGCGCCGGTGTCGCGATCATTTGCCAAAAGCCGCTGGCGCCGACCGTCGCCGAGGCGCGGCAGATTGTCGACATCGCTGACAGGGCCGGCGTTCGGTTCATGGTGCACGAGAACTTTCGCTTCCAACCATGGTACCGCGAGATTAAGTCGCTGCTCGACAGCGGCGTTGTGGGCCAGAACGTGCACACGATCACGCACCGCAATCGGATGGGCGATGGCTGGGGAGACGATGCCTATCTGGCGCGTCAGCCGTACTTCCAGACGATGAAGCAGTTTCTGATTTTCGAAGCCGGCATTCACACGATCGATACGTTTCGCTATCTGGCCGGCGAAATCGATCGGGTGTGGTGCATGCACCGAAAACTGAACCCCGTGATCGCCGGCGAAGACACCGCGATCGGCATCTTTCAGTTCCGTCATAGCGGCGTCGGGGTCTATGACGCCAATCGGTTCAACGAGTCGACGGCGGAAAATCCACGTTACACGTTCGGGGACCTGCTGGTCGAATGCGACGGCGGGACCATCCGGTTGTACGATGACGCGCGGATTACGGTCCAGGAATTGGGGCAGCCTGAAACGCCACACGCCTATCAGCCCAGCCGGCACGGGTTCGCCGGTGACTGTGTGCATCAGACCCAGCTGCATTTTGTTCGCGGATTGCGATCCGGTGACGCCTTTGAAACTGACGGCGCGAGTTACTTGCGGAGTATCGCGGTCCAGGAAGCGATGTACCGCAGCGCCGAAACGATGATGTGGGAGTCGCCGTCGCCATGA
- a CDS encoding SPFH domain-containing protein, which produces MGLFDRLRHELIDIIEWIDDSNHTLVWRFPRYNNEIKNGAQLIVRPGQMAILVSGGEIADTYGPGHYELETNNMPILSTLQGWKYGFESPFKAEVYFVSTRQITDLKWGTPNPVMLRDPEFGPIRIRAFGTYALQAVEPKALLREIVGTDDNFQSDEITDLMRSMITSAFTQALADLQIPALDLASRYQELGDTIRARVVEQIDDEYGLDCPQLFVVNISLPEAVEKALDTRTSMGVIGDMSKYQQYQMGNAMTEAAKNPSGGGAAEGLGLGMGMAMAGRMMGGAMGAAPATGPAAAPPPPPAAWHVAVGGQTKGPFSMAQLSSGIASGEVTKDTMVWTAGMDAWAAAASVPALSGLFVSQAPPPPPPPM; this is translated from the coding sequence ATGGGATTGTTTGACAGGTTGCGCCACGAACTGATCGACATCATCGAATGGATCGATGATTCCAATCACACATTGGTTTGGCGGTTTCCCAGGTACAACAACGAAATCAAAAACGGCGCGCAGTTGATCGTCCGGCCCGGCCAGATGGCGATCTTGGTCAGCGGCGGAGAGATCGCCGACACCTACGGTCCAGGGCACTATGAACTGGAAACCAACAACATGCCGATCCTGTCGACGTTGCAGGGTTGGAAATACGGCTTTGAAAGCCCCTTTAAAGCCGAAGTCTACTTTGTCAGCACGCGACAGATCACCGACCTGAAGTGGGGCACGCCGAATCCGGTGATGCTGCGGGATCCGGAATTCGGGCCGATCCGCATTCGCGCGTTCGGAACCTATGCCTTGCAGGCGGTCGAGCCGAAGGCGTTGCTGAGGGAGATTGTCGGGACGGACGACAATTTTCAATCCGATGAGATCACCGACTTGATGCGTTCGATGATCACGTCGGCCTTCACGCAAGCCCTGGCGGACTTGCAGATCCCCGCACTCGATTTGGCGTCGCGCTACCAGGAACTTGGCGACACGATTCGGGCCCGGGTGGTCGAACAGATCGATGACGAGTACGGGTTGGATTGCCCACAGTTGTTCGTCGTCAACATTTCGCTGCCCGAAGCGGTCGAAAAGGCGCTCGACACGCGGACCAGCATGGGCGTGATCGGTGACATGAGTAAGTACCAGCAGTACCAGATGGGCAATGCGATGACGGAGGCGGCCAAGAACCCGTCCGGCGGTGGTGCCGCCGAGGGGTTGGGATTGGGCATGGGAATGGCGATGGCCGGCCGCATGATGGGCGGCGCGATGGGAGCCGCTCCGGCAACCGGCCCCGCCGCCGCACCGCCCCCGCCACCGGCCGCCTGGCACGTTGCGGTCGGAGGTCAAACCAAGGGCCCGTTCTCGATGGCGCAGCTGTCCAGCGGCATCGCCAGCGGCGAAGTCACCAAAGACACGATGGTTTGGACCGCCGGGATGGACGCCTGGGCCGCTGCGGCGAGCGTGCCGGCCTTGTCGGGCTTGTTCGTCTCGCAAGCCCCGCCCCCACCACCGCCGCCGATGTAA
- a CDS encoding outer membrane protein assembly factor BamB family protein, translating into MHARPCVQTACLLLILSTSHAASPWPQFRGPAGDGIVLDQNAPLKFGEKENLVWKSELPGKAWSSPVIADGLVWATTAIEVFPNEEERLDLLRAAGIEEKKFKQLAVAKAIQLKLFALDLQSGRQLAGIDLTEIATPDPIHSLNSYASPTPVIDGDQIYCHFGTYGTFCVNRTSREILWQRRLPLDHSVGPGSSPLIDGDRLILIQDGTERQYVTALDKNSGETIWETDRPEMDAPTGDQKKAYCTPIKITDRLGREQLICMGSQWMVAYEPATGNEIWKVRHGKGFSVVPRPVYSDGVVYFSTGFGKPQLWAVKVDGSGDVTNTHVQWTVMKGIPAKPSPILHNGLIYVMEDNGIASCFEAESGDEVWKKRIGGKYSASPLLVGDRIYLGSHEGTVTVISTGRDSEVLAENQLDGQIMASPAVVDDSLILRTADAIYRFK; encoded by the coding sequence ATGCACGCTCGCCCTTGCGTCCAAACCGCCTGTTTGTTGCTGATTTTGTCGACGTCCCACGCCGCGTCTCCTTGGCCCCAATTTCGTGGCCCCGCCGGTGACGGCATCGTGCTGGACCAAAACGCACCGCTGAAGTTCGGCGAAAAAGAAAACTTGGTTTGGAAATCGGAGCTTCCCGGTAAAGCCTGGTCGTCGCCGGTGATCGCCGATGGTTTGGTCTGGGCGACGACGGCGATCGAAGTGTTCCCAAACGAAGAGGAGCGTCTGGATTTGCTCCGCGCTGCGGGAATCGAAGAAAAGAAATTCAAACAGCTCGCGGTGGCCAAGGCCATTCAGCTGAAATTGTTCGCGCTGGATCTACAGTCGGGCCGACAGTTGGCCGGAATCGACCTGACCGAGATCGCGACACCCGACCCGATCCACTCCCTGAACAGCTACGCCTCGCCCACGCCGGTGATCGATGGCGACCAGATCTACTGCCACTTCGGAACCTACGGCACGTTCTGCGTGAACCGCACGAGCCGCGAGATCCTCTGGCAGCGTCGCTTGCCCCTGGATCACTCCGTGGGCCCAGGCAGTTCTCCGCTGATCGATGGCGACCGATTGATCCTGATCCAGGACGGCACCGAACGCCAGTACGTCACGGCGCTCGATAAAAACAGCGGCGAAACGATCTGGGAGACCGACCGGCCGGAGATGGATGCCCCGACCGGCGACCAAAAGAAAGCCTACTGCACGCCGATCAAAATTACCGATCGGCTGGGACGCGAACAATTGATCTGCATGGGATCGCAGTGGATGGTCGCCTACGAACCGGCCACGGGCAATGAGATTTGGAAGGTGCGTCACGGCAAAGGATTCTCCGTTGTCCCACGCCCCGTGTATTCCGACGGTGTCGTCTATTTTTCGACCGGATTCGGAAAACCGCAACTCTGGGCGGTCAAGGTTGATGGGTCGGGTGATGTCACCAACACGCATGTCCAGTGGACCGTGATGAAAGGCATTCCGGCAAAACCCTCGCCGATCCTTCACAACGGATTGATCTACGTGATGGAAGACAACGGGATCGCCAGTTGCTTTGAAGCCGAAAGCGGTGACGAAGTCTGGAAAAAGCGAATCGGTGGCAAGTACAGCGCCTCACCGCTGTTGGTCGGCGACCGGATTTACCTGGGATCGCACGAAGGAACGGTGACGGTGATCAGCACCGGTCGCGACAGCGAGGTGCTTGCCGAAAACCAACTGGACGGACAGATCATGGCCAGCCCCGCCGTCGTCGACGACTCGTTGATTCTGCGAACCGCCGACGCGATCTATCGGTTCAAGTAA
- a CDS encoding cyclase family protein codes for MRVLDLTLRLEKGMRGVDYETKYTVARDGWNARTLHLYSHCGTHMDSPYHFEAGEQTIDQIPIADCIGNAWVVALDNLADQTPITLAHLGPLVDQIRPGDGVLLRTLWSRHVGDADHYRDHFPPISPELARWMVQRQVRMVGVEPPSVADVNDLTAVTEIHQILLGAGIIIVEGLTGLDQIDGPKCIFGAMPLKIAGGDGAPCRAFAIVGADW; via the coding sequence ATGAGAGTTCTGGACCTGACGCTGCGATTGGAAAAAGGCATGCGCGGCGTCGATTACGAAACGAAGTACACCGTCGCGCGAGACGGTTGGAACGCGCGGACGTTGCATTTGTATTCGCACTGCGGCACCCACATGGATTCGCCGTATCACTTCGAGGCGGGCGAGCAGACGATCGATCAGATTCCGATCGCCGACTGCATCGGCAACGCATGGGTCGTCGCGCTTGACAATTTGGCCGACCAAACGCCGATCACGCTCGCGCATCTGGGGCCCTTGGTCGATCAGATCCGGCCCGGTGACGGGGTATTGCTGCGGACGCTGTGGAGCCGCCATGTCGGCGATGCCGACCACTACCGCGACCACTTCCCGCCGATCAGCCCCGAATTGGCGCGCTGGATGGTCCAGCGCCAGGTCCGGATGGTCGGTGTCGAGCCGCCGTCGGTGGCCGATGTCAACGACTTGACCGCCGTCACGGAGATTCACCAGATTTTGCTCGGTGCCGGGATCATCATCGTGGAGGGGCTGACGGGGCTCGATCAGATTGACGGGCCGAAGTGCATCTTCGGAGCGATGCCGTTGAAAATTGCCGGCGGCGACGGGGCGCCCTGCCGTGCGTTCGCGATTGTTGGAGCTGACTGGTGA
- a CDS encoding four-carbon acid sugar kinase family protein, whose product MSDVLKGLPPQRSKDLLPALRESVRESGKCVVVLDDDPTGTQTVYQTPVLTTWGVDALVDQLGRDDAMFYILTNSRALPERDAVDLARTLGRNLREASAVTGRDVSVISRSDSTLRGHYPAEVNAVAESLGHPDAIHVIMPFFLQGGRLTIGDTHYVAEGDALVPAAETPFAKDATFGFSRSNLCDWVIEKSGGAVDRSALHSISIDDLRCGDPDVVAARIAALPPGSVLIVNAVAITDARAFALAARKAERSGAELVYRTAASFVQAYAGLDEMPLLRGEQMIASENNAGLIVVGSYVPKTTVQLNRLLAADDPPQAVVLDVGRLLSEQAAEHLAEVAGRVNALLAQGQDVVLHTSRGLVTGSDGESSLRIGTAVSKAVVDVVRAIEVPLRFLIAKGGITSSDVATQGLDVKRAMVLGQILPGIPVWSLGPESRRPDLPYVVFPGNVGDDDALAQAYKKLQCQRDA is encoded by the coding sequence GTGAGTGATGTATTGAAAGGGCTGCCGCCACAACGCAGCAAGGATCTGTTGCCCGCGTTGCGTGAGAGCGTCCGGGAATCCGGCAAGTGTGTGGTCGTGTTGGACGACGATCCGACCGGGACGCAAACGGTTTATCAAACGCCGGTGTTGACCACCTGGGGCGTGGACGCCTTGGTCGACCAGCTTGGTCGCGACGACGCGATGTTTTACATTTTGACCAACTCCCGAGCGCTGCCCGAGCGTGACGCCGTGGACTTGGCTCGCACGCTCGGCCGCAATCTGCGTGAAGCGTCCGCCGTCACCGGTCGCGATGTCAGCGTGATCAGCCGCAGCGATTCAACGCTACGGGGGCATTACCCCGCCGAAGTCAACGCGGTCGCCGAGTCGCTGGGGCATCCCGATGCGATCCACGTCATCATGCCGTTTTTTCTGCAGGGCGGTCGTTTAACGATCGGCGACACGCACTATGTGGCTGAAGGCGATGCGTTGGTGCCGGCGGCGGAAACACCGTTTGCCAAAGACGCGACATTCGGATTCTCTCGTTCCAACTTGTGCGACTGGGTGATCGAGAAGTCTGGCGGGGCGGTTGATCGCTCTGCATTGCATTCGATCTCGATCGACGATCTTCGCTGCGGTGACCCGGATGTCGTGGCCGCGCGGATCGCTGCACTACCGCCGGGCAGCGTCTTGATCGTCAACGCCGTCGCGATCACCGATGCCCGCGCATTTGCGTTGGCGGCGCGGAAAGCGGAACGCTCGGGTGCCGAGCTGGTCTATCGCACCGCGGCGAGTTTTGTCCAGGCCTATGCCGGGCTGGATGAAATGCCATTGCTTCGCGGCGAACAGATGATCGCATCGGAAAACAATGCCGGATTGATCGTCGTCGGATCGTATGTCCCGAAAACAACGGTGCAGTTGAACCGTTTGCTGGCCGCCGATGATCCGCCGCAAGCGGTGGTGCTGGACGTCGGGCGGTTGCTGTCCGAACAAGCCGCCGAGCATTTGGCGGAGGTCGCCGGTCGCGTCAACGCGCTGCTCGCCCAGGGGCAGGATGTCGTGCTGCACACCTCGCGCGGATTGGTCACCGGATCGGACGGCGAATCGAGTTTGCGAATCGGCACTGCGGTTTCCAAGGCGGTCGTCGATGTCGTTCGCGCGATCGAAGTTCCGTTGCGTTTCTTGATCGCCAAAGGGGGCATCACGTCCAGTGATGTCGCGACCCAAGGGTTGGACGTGAAGCGAGCGATGGTGTTGGGGCAGATCCTGCCGGGCATCCCGGTTTGGAGTCTGGGGCCGGAAAGCCGACGACCCGACTTGCCGTACGTGGTGTTCCCCGGCAACGTCGGCGACGACGACGCACTCGCCCAAGCCTACAAAAAGCTGCAATGCCAGAGGGACGCGTAA
- a CDS encoding sugar phosphate isomerase/epimerase family protein has translation MNLNRRSALTLAASASVSFARALQAAPSSFRFRYALASCMYGYTPLAEILPEAKKIGATGIDIWPKVHGDQREQLDALGEERFAAMLREHDVEFSCITQYKLGPFGIDDEIRLASRLGCKLIVTGGSGPRNLKGAELKDAIAAFLKKLTPTINLARDNGVTIAIENHENNLIHDADSLRYLVDLAPADAIAVAFAPYHLPQDNDLLCRLLRDLGDSVAVFYAWQHGMGCKTKLPKEQELLQMPGRGELDFGPIVKTLAEIGFDGWTEIFMHPVPRGIPILETTDAVTAEINRSRSYLQRCLS, from the coding sequence GTGAATCTTAATCGCCGTTCCGCCCTGACGCTCGCCGCATCTGCGTCGGTGTCATTTGCCCGTGCCTTGCAAGCCGCTCCGTCTTCCTTTCGGTTTCGTTACGCACTCGCCTCGTGCATGTACGGCTACACCCCGCTGGCAGAGATTCTGCCGGAGGCCAAAAAGATCGGGGCAACGGGGATCGATATTTGGCCCAAGGTGCATGGCGACCAACGCGAGCAATTGGATGCTTTGGGGGAAGAGCGATTCGCAGCGATGTTGCGAGAGCATGACGTGGAGTTCTCCTGCATCACGCAGTACAAGTTAGGGCCGTTCGGGATCGATGATGAAATTCGGCTGGCGTCCCGATTGGGTTGCAAGCTGATCGTGACCGGCGGTTCGGGGCCGAGGAATTTGAAGGGCGCGGAGCTGAAGGACGCGATCGCCGCGTTTCTAAAGAAGCTGACGCCGACGATCAACCTGGCACGTGACAACGGCGTCACGATCGCGATCGAAAATCACGAAAACAACTTGATCCACGACGCCGATTCGCTGCGCTACCTGGTGGACCTGGCCCCGGCGGACGCCATCGCCGTCGCGTTTGCACCGTACCATTTGCCGCAAGACAACGACTTGCTCTGCCGATTGCTACGGGACCTGGGCGATTCGGTGGCCGTGTTCTATGCCTGGCAACACGGCATGGGGTGCAAAACGAAACTTCCCAAAGAGCAGGAATTGTTGCAGATGCCCGGTCGCGGCGAGTTGGACTTCGGCCCGATCGTCAAGACGCTCGCCGAAATCGGATTCGATGGATGGACGGAGATTTTCATGCATCCGGTGCCACGCGGGATCCCGATCCTGGAAACGACTGATGCGGTGACGGCGGAGATCAATCGGTCACGATCCTATCTGCAACGCTGCCTTTCATGA
- a CDS encoding RsmE family RNA methyltransferase — protein MTRRYYAPDLPTAGGTVSLSDEEASHAARVMRAKAGDTITLFDGRGHESQASITAIDKRNCVVEAGSAVAVDREPSCRMHFGIALPKPERTKELIERLTELGVHRVTPLVCNRTQRPPTESLLAKLRRIVIESSKQCERNVLMSIDAPMPIDVFLAEPHEGACWIAHPDGRPIRTVAAECQDATAATVLVGPEGGFSDQEVRSAIESGFEQVGLGARIYRVETAACVLAAHLAG, from the coding sequence ATGACACGTCGTTACTATGCTCCTGATCTGCCGACCGCTGGCGGAACCGTCTCACTGAGTGACGAAGAAGCGAGCCACGCGGCGCGCGTGATGCGTGCCAAGGCCGGCGATACGATCACCCTGTTCGATGGTCGCGGACACGAATCCCAAGCCAGCATCACCGCGATCGACAAACGCAACTGTGTCGTCGAAGCCGGATCGGCCGTGGCGGTCGATCGCGAACCGAGTTGTCGCATGCATTTCGGCATTGCGCTGCCCAAACCCGAACGCACCAAGGAGCTGATCGAACGCTTGACCGAACTCGGCGTCCATCGCGTCACGCCCCTGGTTTGCAACCGGACCCAACGTCCGCCGACCGAGTCGCTGCTGGCCAAATTACGTCGCATCGTGATCGAATCGAGCAAGCAATGCGAGCGGAATGTGCTGATGTCGATCGATGCCCCGATGCCCATCGACGTGTTTCTGGCCGAACCCCACGAAGGCGCCTGCTGGATCGCACACCCCGATGGCCGGCCGATCCGAACAGTCGCGGCCGAATGCCAGGACGCGACCGCCGCCACGGTTTTGGTCGGTCCCGAAGGCGGATTCAGCGACCAGGAAGTCCGCTCGGCGATCGAGTCGGGTTTTGAACAAGTCGGCTTGGGCGCACGCATCTACCGCGTCGAAACCGCCGCCTGTGTCCTGGCAGCGCACTTGGCGGGATAA
- the polA gene encoding DNA polymerase I codes for MADDTPDLFSPSKKLFLLDGMALTYRAHFALIRSPRFTSGGQCTSAVFGMLNAITDILTREEPTHIACAFDTSEPTQRHLDFPEYKAQRDAMPEDLASQLPWIDKLFDALNIKTIRMPGYEADDIIGTLAHQAAAEGFETWMVTPDKDYHQLVTDQIHVYKPGRKGGESEILGVKDVCQQWEIERVDQVIDVLGLMGDSSDNIPGVPGIGPKTAKKLIAQFGSVEGLLENVDKLKGKQKERVQENAGQAMLSKRLVTIQLDVPTEIDIPSLARQNRDDKKLRELLTELEFETIGKRIFGKSFSVASARSAVVREKREEQIQQSLFEEPSDETTIDEVEHTYHTVTTKQDRAKLIEQIRRVKSFCFDTETTGLDPRTATPLGIAISINKHEAYYVVCPSDPEERQSMLAEFVELLNDESIVKIGHNLKYDISLLKWNGIEVRAPLVDTMLVHTMTEPEMRHGLDSLSELYLNYKPIPTSALIGPKGDEQKNMADVPLEKLAEYACEDADVTLQIANILRPMMIERGVQQVCEEVECPLVPVLVDMEYNGITLDTESLAKYAEVLQSEIDDLQARIFSAAGHEFNVDSPKQLGVVLFEELKLEEKPKKTATGQYSTREAELERLSGKHEIIRDVLDYRNARKLKSTYVDQLPAAVNPETGRLHTHYSQTWTATGRMQSNDPNLQTIPVRKERGREIRAAFVPRDEDHLILSADYSQIELRIMAELSGDESMIAAFVDGEDIHTVTASKVYKVELDEVTREMRAKAKTVNFGIIYGISAFGLQQRLNIPRAEASELINNYFEKYPGVQRYIDETIAFAKEHGYVVTKTGRRRYVRDITSKSRGTAAAAERLAMNSPIQGTAADMLKLAMVKVHRALREGGFKTKMLLTVHDELVFDLWKAEQEQVLPVIEQAMKTALPMTVPIVVEMGTGTNWLEAH; via the coding sequence ATGGCCGACGACACTCCCGACCTCTTCTCGCCGTCAAAGAAACTATTTTTGCTGGACGGGATGGCGTTGACGTACCGAGCCCATTTCGCGCTGATCCGCAGTCCCCGATTCACCTCCGGGGGCCAGTGCACGTCCGCCGTGTTCGGGATGCTCAATGCGATCACCGACATCCTGACCAGAGAAGAACCGACGCATATCGCTTGCGCGTTCGACACCTCCGAGCCGACTCAACGACACCTTGATTTCCCGGAGTACAAAGCCCAGCGTGACGCGATGCCCGAGGATTTGGCCAGCCAACTCCCCTGGATCGACAAGCTGTTTGATGCACTGAACATCAAAACCATCCGCATGCCAGGGTACGAAGCCGACGACATTATCGGCACCCTCGCCCATCAGGCGGCCGCGGAAGGCTTCGAGACTTGGATGGTCACTCCCGACAAAGACTATCACCAGCTGGTCACCGACCAGATCCACGTCTACAAACCGGGACGCAAGGGTGGAGAGTCGGAAATCCTGGGCGTCAAGGACGTCTGCCAGCAATGGGAAATCGAGCGTGTCGATCAGGTCATCGACGTCCTGGGACTGATGGGCGATTCGAGCGACAATATCCCCGGCGTCCCCGGCATCGGCCCCAAGACCGCCAAGAAACTGATCGCCCAATTCGGCAGCGTTGAAGGCCTGTTGGAAAACGTCGACAAGCTGAAAGGGAAACAAAAGGAACGTGTCCAGGAGAACGCCGGTCAGGCCATGCTGTCCAAGCGTCTGGTCACGATACAGTTGGATGTCCCCACGGAAATCGACATTCCCTCGCTGGCCCGTCAAAACCGTGACGACAAGAAGCTCCGCGAACTGTTGACCGAACTGGAATTCGAAACCATCGGAAAACGGATCTTCGGGAAATCCTTCTCCGTTGCGTCGGCGCGTTCGGCCGTCGTTCGAGAAAAACGCGAAGAACAAATTCAACAATCGCTTTTCGAAGAACCGTCCGATGAGACAACGATTGACGAAGTCGAGCACACCTACCACACGGTGACGACCAAACAAGACCGCGCGAAGCTGATCGAACAAATCAGACGCGTTAAATCGTTCTGTTTCGACACCGAGACGACGGGACTGGATCCGCGCACGGCCACACCTCTGGGGATCGCGATCAGCATCAACAAACACGAAGCCTACTACGTCGTCTGCCCGAGCGATCCGGAGGAGCGTCAATCGATGCTGGCCGAATTCGTCGAACTGCTGAACGACGAATCGATCGTCAAAATCGGACACAACCTCAAGTATGACATCTCGCTGCTGAAGTGGAACGGGATCGAAGTCCGCGCGCCGCTGGTCGACACGATGCTGGTCCACACGATGACCGAACCGGAGATGCGTCACGGATTGGATTCGCTGTCCGAGCTGTACCTGAACTACAAGCCGATCCCGACATCAGCATTGATCGGCCCCAAAGGCGACGAGCAAAAGAACATGGCGGATGTCCCGCTGGAAAAGTTGGCCGAGTACGCCTGCGAAGACGCCGATGTCACGCTGCAAATCGCCAACATCCTGCGGCCGATGATGATCGAGCGCGGCGTCCAGCAAGTCTGCGAGGAAGTTGAATGCCCACTGGTGCCCGTGCTGGTCGACATGGAATACAACGGCATCACGCTGGACACTGAGTCGTTGGCAAAGTACGCCGAGGTGCTGCAGAGTGAGATCGACGACCTGCAGGCAAGAATCTTCTCCGCCGCAGGACACGAATTTAACGTCGACTCGCCCAAGCAGTTGGGCGTCGTCTTGTTCGAAGAATTGAAACTGGAAGAGAAGCCTAAAAAGACCGCGACCGGACAGTATTCCACTCGCGAAGCCGAACTGGAACGCCTGTCCGGGAAACACGAGATCATTCGCGACGTTTTGGACTATCGAAACGCGCGGAAGTTGAAGTCGACCTACGTGGATCAGTTGCCAGCAGCGGTCAATCCGGAAACCGGACGGCTGCACACGCATTACAGCCAAACGTGGACCGCCACCGGACGCATGCAGTCCAACGATCCGAACCTGCAAACGATCCCCGTGCGCAAGGAACGCGGCCGAGAGATACGCGCCGCGTTTGTCCCCCGCGACGAAGACCATCTGATCCTGTCGGCCGACTACTCCCAGATCGAACTGAGGATCATGGCGGAACTTAGTGGTGATGAATCGATGATCGCGGCCTTCGTCGACGGCGAAGACATCCATACGGTAACGGCATCCAAGGTTTACAAGGTGGAACTGGATGAAGTCACTCGCGAAATGCGGGCCAAAGCGAAAACGGTGAACTTCGGCATCATCTATGGCATCAGCGCATTCGGCCTGCAACAGCGGCTGAACATCCCCCGGGCCGAAGCGAGCGAGTTGATCAACAACTACTTCGAAAAATACCCCGGCGTCCAGCGCTACATCGACGAAACCATTGCCTTCGCCAAAGAACACGGTTACGTGGTGACCAAGACCGGGCGCAGACGCTACGTCCGCGACATCACCAGCAAGTCACGCGGCACCGCCGCGGCGGCAGAACGGTTGGCGATGAACAGCCCGATCCAAGGCACCGCGGCCGACATGCTGAAACTGGCCATGGTCAAAGTCCACCGGGCGCTCCGCGAAGGCGGGTTCAAGACCAAGATGCTGCTGACGGTGCACGACGAACTGGTGTTCGATCTCTGGAAAGCGGAGCAGGAGCAAGTGCTGCCGGTGATCGAACAGGCGATGAAAACCGCACTACCGATGACCGTCCCGATCGTCGTCGAAATGGGTACCGGAACGAACTGGTTGGAAGCGCATTGA